A portion of the Polaribacter cellanae genome contains these proteins:
- a CDS encoding sensor histidine kinase, whose protein sequence is MFRAQLTFLLLFISFFTKAQEPVSIHLSEKDGLPDKEFYNIIEDTKGFIWLCADKGLFRYDGKSFKNYSNKEKRGLSVFGVQEDADGNIWCNNISGQFFYVKENKLVTFIDLSKELKGELALFRVRKKHVIVFSQNTIYYINRATKLIEKTHFSNFSYSLNVKVGEAIYLATTDSIAVINSKTEYKNLFPTNLSTRDKNGVTIIHGKTEVFQLDSLFFLRQVRFHKNKFYQIDFHKNKLLELGGFENMESESIQHIFKNGNQIWFSTTNGVYVYNFSGNKFYEKRQFLKGKNVTKTIKDKDGNYWFTTLNRGIYVMPNIFIETYDISETHKKITALDKVDSQTLFFGSNNGDVSFFNIKTNKEFNIEMPEASKVSAIAFDSKKKLGYIGKQTKMHVLDKKTLKCKVIFSTSSAKSFSILNNNDVFVVDYKTTTLLKYANNYKPQKLLLNRRPYTSFYSKKNNAVFVGYVDGLVKYNAFWNPKTILYKNNPIYGLSITETKDGVLWVATFKDGIFGIKNDTVIHHFTTKERLVSNRIEKIEADKTNLWIATDAGIQFLNTKKKSFKTLTKRDGIISYDISGIEIMDDKVVFSSSEGLFSVDKKRAFKAQKEVKVYFTNIEIDDKKEKLKSNYQLAYNQNAVKISFNVNGLIFNQKGKYKYRLLGYNDSWITTAIGESSVKYNSLPAGDYIFQVQPFLDLEENKSEIKSLNFSIKKPFWETWWFILGILILVLGSIILYFRRKIKKKEQQRELEINKLSLDNELIALKLENLRSQMNPHFIFNALNSIQEYIILNQKKLASEYLGKFADLIRTYLNHSSKGKITLKEEIDCLEMYLELEKLRFEDKLNYSITNSENLIPDAIYIPTMLIQPYVENALKHGLLHRKNERILTINFSIDKQNSVVKCVIIDNGVGREKAEEFKARSGKNHKSFATKATKDRLALLNYGKEKQVGVNITDLLENNTPKGTQVNITIPYTTI, encoded by the coding sequence TTGTTTAGAGCGCAACTCACTTTTTTACTACTATTTATCAGCTTTTTTACAAAAGCTCAAGAACCTGTTTCTATACATTTATCAGAAAAAGATGGCTTACCAGACAAAGAATTTTATAATATAATTGAAGATACCAAAGGCTTTATTTGGTTGTGTGCAGATAAAGGTTTGTTTCGTTACGATGGTAAATCATTCAAAAATTATAGCAATAAAGAAAAACGAGGATTGTCGGTTTTTGGGGTACAAGAAGATGCAGATGGTAATATTTGGTGCAATAATATTAGCGGACAATTTTTTTATGTAAAAGAAAATAAATTAGTAACTTTTATAGATTTAAGTAAAGAGCTAAAAGGCGAGCTGGCTTTATTTCGAGTAAGAAAAAAACATGTAATTGTTTTTAGTCAGAATACAATTTATTACATAAATAGAGCTACGAAATTAATTGAAAAAACACATTTTTCAAATTTCTCTTACAGTTTAAATGTTAAAGTTGGAGAAGCTATTTATTTAGCGACAACAGACTCAATTGCAGTAATTAATAGTAAAACAGAATACAAAAATTTATTTCCAACCAACCTTTCCACAAGAGATAAAAACGGAGTTACAATTATTCATGGTAAAACAGAAGTATTTCAATTAGACTCTTTATTTTTTTTGAGACAAGTTCGTTTTCATAAAAATAAATTTTACCAAATAGATTTTCATAAAAATAAATTATTAGAATTAGGTGGTTTCGAAAATATGGAGTCAGAAAGTATACAGCATATCTTTAAGAATGGGAATCAAATTTGGTTTTCAACAACAAATGGTGTTTATGTTTACAACTTTTCAGGCAATAAGTTTTATGAAAAAAGGCAGTTTTTAAAAGGCAAAAATGTTACTAAAACCATAAAAGATAAGGATGGAAATTATTGGTTTACTACTTTAAATAGAGGTATTTACGTAATGCCAAATATTTTTATTGAAACCTATGATATTTCTGAAACACATAAAAAAATAACTGCTTTAGACAAGGTAGATTCACAAACTCTATTTTTTGGTTCAAATAATGGAGATGTGAGTTTTTTTAATATAAAAACCAATAAAGAGTTTAATATAGAAATGCCAGAAGCTTCTAAAGTCTCTGCAATTGCATTCGATTCTAAAAAAAAACTAGGTTATATTGGTAAACAAACAAAAATGCATGTTTTAGATAAAAAAACATTAAAGTGTAAGGTAATTTTTAGTACTTCATCTGCCAAGAGTTTTTCAATTTTAAATAATAACGATGTTTTTGTAGTAGATTATAAAACAACTACGCTTTTAAAATATGCTAATAATTACAAGCCACAGAAATTACTTTTAAATAGAAGACCTTATACATCATTTTATAGTAAAAAAAATAATGCAGTTTTTGTAGGATATGTAGATGGTTTGGTAAAATATAATGCATTTTGGAACCCCAAGACAATCTTGTATAAAAATAATCCTATTTATGGGTTATCTATTACAGAAACTAAAGATGGTGTTTTATGGGTAGCAACTTTTAAAGATGGTATTTTTGGAATAAAGAATGATACAGTTATACATCATTTTACAACAAAAGAAAGATTGGTTTCTAATCGAATCGAAAAAATAGAAGCAGATAAAACCAATTTATGGATTGCCACAGATGCAGGAATACAGTTTTTAAATACCAAAAAAAAATCATTTAAAACCTTAACAAAAAGAGATGGTATTATTTCTTACGATATTTCTGGGATAGAAATTATGGACGATAAAGTGGTGTTTTCGTCCAGTGAAGGTTTATTTTCTGTAGATAAAAAACGTGCTTTTAAAGCACAAAAAGAGGTAAAAGTTTACTTTACAAACATAGAAATAGATGATAAAAAAGAAAAATTAAAATCGAATTACCAGTTAGCTTACAACCAAAATGCCGTAAAAATTAGTTTTAATGTAAATGGATTAATATTCAACCAAAAAGGAAAATATAAATATAGGTTATTGGGTTATAATGATAGTTGGATTACTACAGCTATTGGAGAATCAAGCGTAAAATACAACAGTTTACCAGCTGGAGATTATATTTTTCAAGTACAACCTTTTTTAGATTTAGAAGAGAATAAAAGTGAAATTAAATCGCTTAATTTTTCTATAAAAAAACCATTTTGGGAAACTTGGTGGTTTATTTTAGGAATATTAATTTTGGTTTTGGGTTCTATAATTTTATACTTCCGAAGAAAAATAAAGAAGAAAGAACAACAACGAGAGTTAGAAATAAATAAACTTTCTTTAGACAACGAACTAATTGCTTTAAAATTAGAGAATTTACGCTCGCAAATGAATCCGCATTTTATTTTTAATGCATTAAACTCTATTCAGGAATATATTATTTTGAATCAGAAAAAATTGGCGAGTGAATATTTAGGGAAATTTGCAGATTTAATTAGAACCTACTTAAACCACAGTAGCAAAGGAAAAATTACCTTAAAAGAAGAAATAGATTGTTTAGAAATGTATCTCGAATTAGAAAAATTACGTTTCGAAGACAAGCTAAATTATTCAATTACAAATTCCGAAAATTTAATTCCAGATGCCATTTACATTCCAACCATGTTAATTCAGCCTTATGTAGAAAATGCTTTAAAACACGGTTTGTTACATCGAAAAAACGAACGTATTTTAACCATCAATTTTTCTATTGATAAACAAAATAGTGTTGTTAAATGTGTAATTATAGACAATGGAGTTGGGCGTGAAAAGGCCGAAGAATTTAAAGCAAGAAGTGGTAAGAACCATAAATCTTTTGCCACAAAAGCAACCAAAGATCGTTTGGCATTATTAAATTATGGCAAAGAAAAACAAGTAGGCGTAAACATTACAGATTTGCTCGAAAACAATACTCCAAAAGGAACGCAAGTAAATATTACAATACCTTATACAACAATTTAA
- a CDS encoding S66 peptidase family protein, translating to MKKETLSILFLMIFSLIKAQEKTSKLITPPYLKIGDTIAIVAPAGILKNREATIEKAKKLAESWGLKVVLGKNIFQQNNHFAGTDIERCEDFQQALDNPNIKAIWAARGGYGSVRILDMLDFSKFKKQPKWVIGYSDITAFHCHINNLGVETIHGMMATSLEEKPEEIKQAIASFKKALFGEEISYKIKSSKYNRTNSSKIITGQIIGGNLSIITSMLGSKSEINTANKILFIEEIGEYKYSIDRMLQSLKRAGYFTKVKAVIVGNMSSIKKNSTKWGSSIEQLILEVVPENVPVFFDFPAGHEADNRALIFGRKIKLAVGSEQYSVNFTD from the coding sequence ATGAAAAAAGAAACACTGTCTATTTTATTTTTGATGATTTTCTCATTAATAAAAGCACAAGAAAAAACAAGTAAACTAATAACACCACCATATTTAAAAATTGGAGATACTATTGCCATTGTTGCACCTGCAGGAATTTTAAAAAATAGAGAAGCAACTATAGAAAAAGCTAAAAAATTAGCAGAAAGCTGGGGTTTAAAAGTGGTTTTAGGAAAAAATATATTCCAGCAGAATAATCATTTTGCTGGAACTGATATTGAACGCTGTGAAGATTTTCAGCAAGCTTTAGATAACCCGAATATTAAAGCAATTTGGGCTGCAAGAGGTGGTTATGGTTCTGTACGAATTTTAGATATGTTAGATTTTTCGAAATTTAAAAAACAGCCAAAATGGGTTATTGGATACTCGGATATTACTGCGTTTCATTGCCATATTAACAATTTAGGCGTAGAAACCATCCATGGAATGATGGCAACCAGTTTAGAGGAAAAACCAGAAGAAATTAAACAGGCAATTGCAAGTTTTAAAAAAGCACTTTTTGGAGAAGAAATTTCTTATAAAATTAAATCCTCAAAATATAATAGAACAAATTCCTCAAAAATAATTACAGGACAAATTATTGGAGGAAATCTTTCCATTATTACCTCTATGTTAGGTTCAAAAAGTGAAATTAATACCGCAAATAAAATACTTTTTATTGAAGAAATTGGCGAGTACAAATATTCGATTGACAGAATGTTACAAAGCTTAAAACGTGCAGGATATTTTACTAAAGTTAAAGCTGTTATTGTGGGCAATATGTCTTCTATAAAAAAGAATTCCACAAAATGGGGCAGTTCTATTGAGCAACTAATTTTAGAGGTTGTGCCTGAAAATGTTCCTGTTTTCTTCGATTTTCCTGCTGGACATGAAGCAGATAATAGAGCTTTGATTTTTGGAAGGAAAATTAAGTTGGCAGTTGGTAGTGAGCAGTATTCAGTAAATTTTACGGATTAA
- a CDS encoding YraN family protein, with protein MAEHNELGKKGERLAVDFLVKNGYKILEKNYRYLKAEVDIIAQKEEFLIGVEVKTRSSDYFGDPQDFITPKKIKLLVSAIDYYVVQRDLDVEVRFDIIAILINKKRTKLEHLEDAFLYF; from the coding sequence GTGGCAGAACATAATGAACTTGGTAAAAAAGGAGAAAGATTAGCTGTAGATTTTTTAGTAAAAAACGGTTATAAAATTCTCGAAAAAAACTATCGTTATTTAAAAGCGGAAGTAGATATTATTGCCCAAAAAGAGGAATTTCTAATAGGTGTGGAAGTAAAAACCAGAAGTTCAGATTATTTTGGAGATCCGCAAGATTTTATAACGCCTAAAAAGATAAAATTATTAGTTTCTGCGATAGATTATTATGTGGTGCAAAGAGATTTAGATGTAGAAGTTCGGTTTGATATTATTGCGATTTTAATCAATAAAAAAAGAACAAAATTAGAGCACTTAGAAGATGCTTTTTTATATTTTTAA
- a CDS encoding DUF3095 family protein codes for MTKFGKFYFKFFKEGKEYLFKISQLSDTIMFINTIFSGTEKQIGKLKLLLDSLESDRKIIYGMHATYASIMSCYIEDRDEKHIHFIDGTEGGYTSAARKLNIYKEYFGSKKGSFRYKKKSLKKATFFI; via the coding sequence ATTACCAAATTCGGAAAATTCTATTTCAAGTTTTTTAAAGAAGGAAAAGAATACTTGTTTAAGATTTCGCAATTATCGGACACGATTATGTTTATAAACACTATTTTTTCAGGAACAGAAAAACAAATAGGGAAATTAAAATTATTGTTAGACTCCTTGGAATCGGATCGAAAAATAATTTACGGAATGCATGCTACTTATGCCTCTATAATGTCTTGTTATATAGAAGATAGAGACGAAAAACACATTCATTTTATAGATGGTACAGAAGGTGGTTATACAAGTGCAGCCAGAAAATTAAATATTTATAAAGAGTATTTTGGCAGTAAAAAGGGTAGTTTTAGATACAAAAAAAAGTCGCTTAAAAAAGCAACTTTTTTTATATGA
- a CDS encoding Uma2 family endonuclease — protein sequence MKNTVEEPILDYGKVYTYADYLQWRFKERIEILKGNVFKMSPAPARNHQSTSRELGRIFVNFFHKKDCKVYIAPFDVRLVDKRKNSTKDEDISTVFQPDLCVICDKNKLDEKGCIGAPDLIIEILSPSNSNREMKNKYELYEENGVREYWIVDYVYKTIHRYVLKDDIYIGLKPLIAEETATSFIFPDLSFTVGEIFED from the coding sequence ATGAAAAATACTGTTGAAGAACCAATTTTAGATTACGGAAAAGTATATACATACGCAGATTATTTACAATGGAGGTTTAAAGAGAGAATTGAAATTTTAAAAGGAAACGTTTTTAAAATGTCTCCTGCTCCTGCAAGAAATCATCAATCTACCTCAAGAGAATTAGGACGAATTTTTGTCAATTTCTTTCACAAAAAAGATTGTAAAGTTTATATCGCTCCTTTTGATGTTCGTTTGGTTGATAAAAGAAAAAACTCAACGAAAGACGAAGATATTAGTACCGTTTTTCAACCAGATTTATGTGTTATTTGTGACAAAAATAAACTCGATGAAAAAGGTTGTATTGGTGCACCAGATTTAATTATTGAAATTTTATCTCCAAGTAATTCCAATAGAGAGATGAAAAATAAATACGAATTATACGAAGAAAATGGCGTAAGAGAATATTGGATTGTAGATTATGTGTACAAAACCATCCACAGATATGTTTTAAAAGATGATATTTATATCGGTTTAAAACCATTAATTGCAGAAGAAACTGCTACAAGTTTTATTTTTCCTGATTTGTCTTTTACAGTAGGCGAAATTTTTGAAGATTAA
- a CDS encoding lipocalin family protein: MKKIMIFIFALTLFSCGASKNVRSKEKTIKGNWVLNKITYSKTGDYNVTLFNDASKECLEGSTWKFVPNNNSGVYTVNNKNCTTGKRDFIFVIQEINEASGYYDFLLKPKGNENNIGFRVELSQLSDNFMTWQQNLTVNGTPFIINMNFTKQ, from the coding sequence ATGAAAAAAATAATGATTTTTATATTTGCATTAACACTTTTTTCTTGTGGTGCATCTAAAAACGTACGATCTAAAGAGAAAACCATAAAAGGAAATTGGGTACTTAACAAAATTACCTACAGTAAAACTGGCGACTACAATGTAACCCTATTTAACGATGCTTCGAAAGAATGTTTAGAAGGTAGTACTTGGAAATTTGTACCAAATAATAATTCTGGAGTATATACAGTAAACAATAAAAATTGTACAACAGGAAAAAGAGATTTTATTTTTGTAATTCAAGAAATTAATGAAGCTTCTGGTTATTACGACTTTTTATTAAAACCAAAAGGAAACGAAAATAACATTGGTTTTAGAGTCGAGTTGTCTCAACTGTCTGATAATTTTATGACTTGGCAACAGAATTTAACTGTAAATGGTACGCCTTTTATTATTAACATGAACTTTACAAAACAATAA
- a CDS encoding helix-turn-helix domain-containing protein has product MKIFIKFDFTAICNKVLEDKLQELNIKYKTLSFGEIEFLEKISKEQLTALNDSLNEYGSEIVENQKSILVQKIKDTIIDMVFNENSNINVKSSVYLSEKLEHSYGYLSNLFSEITFTSIENFIILQKIEYTKQLITKNELTLTDIAYKLNYSSVAHLSTQFKNTTGITPSTFQRIITKRRELNNKLNS; this is encoded by the coding sequence ATGAAAATATTTATTAAGTTCGATTTTACAGCCATTTGTAACAAAGTTCTTGAAGACAAACTACAAGAACTAAACATCAAATACAAAACATTAAGCTTTGGAGAGATTGAATTTTTAGAGAAAATTTCTAAAGAGCAATTAACTGCTTTAAACGATTCTTTAAACGAATATGGAAGTGAAATTGTAGAAAACCAAAAAAGTATTTTAGTTCAAAAAATAAAAGATACAATTATAGATATGGTTTTTAATGAAAACAGCAATATTAACGTAAAAAGTTCTGTTTATTTATCAGAAAAATTAGAACATAGTTATGGCTATTTGTCTAATTTGTTTTCGGAAATTACCTTTACTTCTATCGAGAATTTTATCATTCTTCAAAAAATAGAATACACCAAGCAATTAATTACAAAAAACGAGCTAACACTTACAGATATTGCTTACAAATTAAACTATTCTAGTGTAGCACATTTAAGCACACAATTTAAAAATACCACAGGTATTACTCCTTCTACATTTCAGAGAATAATTACAAAAAGAAGGGAATTGAACAACAAATTAAACAGTTAA
- a CDS encoding flavodoxin family protein, which yields MKKVIITGSSRNDGDTKTLTNKLIKKSNWDLIDLNDYNFGYYHYEHKNEKDDYLKLMRKIIEKYDTLIFATPVYWYSMSGIMKVFFDRITDLLEIEKDLGRELRGKNMAGISCSIGNNLGEVFWLPFSETAKYLGMNYLGSLHTISGEINEIELNEFINQIEK from the coding sequence ATGAAAAAAGTTATAATTACAGGAAGCTCAAGAAATGATGGAGATACTAAAACTCTGACGAATAAACTGATAAAAAAATCAAACTGGGATTTGATAGATTTAAACGATTATAATTTTGGATATTATCATTATGAACATAAAAACGAAAAGGATGATTATCTTAAATTAATGCGGAAAATAATTGAAAAATATGATACTTTAATTTTCGCGACACCAGTTTATTGGTATTCAATGAGCGGAATTATGAAAGTGTTTTTTGACAGAATAACTGACTTATTGGAAATTGAAAAAGACCTTGGACGAGAATTACGTGGAAAAAATATGGCTGGAATTAGTTGTTCAATTGGAAATAATTTAGGCGAAGTTTTCTGGCTTCCATTTTCTGAAACCGCAAAATATTTAGGAATGAATTATCTCGGAAGTTTACACACAATATCTGGAGAGATAAACGAAATAGAATTAAATGAATTTATTAACCAGATTGAAAAATAA
- a CDS encoding histone deacetylase family protein has translation MLKIAYHPIYKHELPKGHRFPMEKYDLLPQQLIYEGTCIKENFFEPKIPNNKHFFTVHDPEYFFDLLNITLSQKAARKIGFPLSEVLIEREMIIADGTMKASEFALKNGIAMNIAGGTHHAFSNRGEAFCMLNDQAIGAKYLQNKGLAQKILIVDLDVHQGNGTAEIFQNDASVFTFSMHGKSNYPFIKEKSDLDIALENNTKDGEYLSKIKNILPKLINQEKPDFIYYLCGVDVIETDKLGKLGLTIEGCRKRDQFILQTCFDLKIPVMCSMGGGYSPNINTIVNAHANTFRLAQGIYF, from the coding sequence ATGCTAAAAATAGCATATCATCCCATATACAAACACGAATTACCAAAAGGGCATCGTTTTCCTATGGAAAAATATGACCTTTTGCCTCAACAATTAATTTACGAAGGAACTTGTATAAAGGAAAATTTCTTTGAACCCAAAATTCCGAATAACAAACACTTTTTTACAGTTCACGATCCAGAATATTTTTTCGATTTATTAAACATTACACTTTCACAAAAAGCAGCAAGAAAAATTGGTTTTCCTCTTTCTGAAGTTTTAATAGAAAGAGAAATGATTATTGCAGATGGCACTATGAAAGCATCTGAATTTGCCCTAAAAAATGGAATTGCAATGAATATTGCAGGTGGAACGCATCATGCTTTTTCGAATCGTGGAGAAGCTTTTTGCATGTTAAACGACCAAGCAATTGGGGCAAAATATCTTCAAAATAAAGGATTAGCACAAAAAATTTTAATTGTAGATTTAGATGTACATCAAGGAAATGGAACTGCAGAAATTTTCCAGAATGATGCTTCTGTCTTTACCTTTTCTATGCATGGCAAAAGCAATTATCCTTTTATTAAAGAAAAAAGCGATTTAGATATTGCGCTAGAGAATAATACAAAAGATGGTGAATATTTATCAAAAATAAAAAACATACTCCCAAAACTTATCAACCAAGAAAAACCAGATTTTATTTATTATTTATGTGGTGTAGATGTTATTGAAACAGATAAGTTAGGAAAACTAGGATTGACTATAGAAGGTTGTAGAAAAAGAGATCAATTTATTTTACAGACTTGTTTCGATTTAAAAATTCCTGTTATGTGTTCTATGGGTGGTGGCTATTCACCAAATATTAATACTATTGTAAATGCACATGCAAATACATTTCGATTGGCACAAGGTATTTATTTTTAA
- a CDS encoding LytR/AlgR family response regulator transcription factor yields the protein MHVVIIDDEPKARNLLEILIKENCPKITLISSAEDLLSGVELIKQQQPKIVFLDIEMPQHSGLEIFDFIDKEHHNFEIVFTTAYSEYAIKAFELSAVDYLLKPLRTDKLISAIEKAIQNSGKSTINLKLDELQKSLKSANFKKIGLPVADGIKFVNFEDIILLKADGMYTKVSILNASGILISKPLKHFVELLDTIPSFYRPHRSYLINLKYIQEYSKKDGGYILMDNNESVSISKDKKEEFLTIVQNIG from the coding sequence ATGCATGTAGTAATTATAGATGATGAGCCAAAAGCACGGAATTTATTAGAAATTTTAATCAAAGAAAATTGCCCTAAAATTACGTTAATTTCGTCTGCAGAAGATTTGTTAAGTGGTGTAGAACTGATAAAACAACAACAGCCAAAAATCGTTTTTTTAGATATTGAAATGCCACAACATTCTGGTTTAGAAATTTTCGATTTTATTGATAAAGAACACCATAATTTTGAAATAGTTTTTACAACAGCTTATAGCGAATATGCCATAAAAGCCTTCGAACTTTCTGCTGTAGATTATTTGTTGAAACCTTTAAGAACAGATAAATTAATTTCAGCAATCGAAAAAGCGATTCAAAACAGTGGAAAATCGACTATTAATTTAAAATTAGATGAGCTTCAAAAAAGCTTAAAATCTGCAAATTTCAAAAAAATAGGATTGCCTGTTGCAGATGGAATTAAGTTCGTAAATTTCGAAGATATAATTCTCCTAAAAGCAGATGGAATGTACACAAAAGTTAGTATTCTAAACGCATCTGGCATATTAATTAGCAAACCGTTAAAGCATTTTGTAGAGTTGTTAGATACAATTCCGTCTTTTTATAGGCCTCATCGTTCTTATTTAATCAACTTAAAATACATTCAAGAATATTCAAAAAAAGACGGTGGTTATATACTTATGGACAATAACGAAAGTGTTTCCATATCTAAAGATAAAAAAGAAGAGTTTTTAACGATTGTACAAAATATTGGGTGA
- a CDS encoding OmpA family protein, which translates to MKKLIKKISVFTLAITLTLGFSSCEATKNANNKQKGGVIGAGAGAIIGAIIGNNVGSGKNGKLGAVIGGVIGGGAGVLIGKKMDDQAKKIETEVPGAKVERVDNGIVVTFDENSGVYFDTNKSNINAKSQATLDRLANVFLEFPDTNILVVGHTDSSGKAAYNMTLSEKRAKSVTNFLVNKGLANSRFNTLWYGEEKPKYDNTTAEGRAKNRRVNVAIVPNDKMIEDVKKQTGEN; encoded by the coding sequence ATGAAAAAATTAATTAAAAAAATATCCGTTTTTACGTTAGCAATTACCTTAACACTAGGTTTTTCTAGTTGTGAAGCTACTAAAAATGCAAACAACAAACAAAAAGGTGGTGTAATTGGAGCTGGAGCTGGAGCCATTATTGGTGCTATTATTGGAAACAATGTTGGAAGTGGAAAAAACGGGAAACTTGGAGCTGTAATTGGTGGTGTAATTGGTGGTGGAGCTGGCGTTTTAATTGGTAAGAAAATGGACGACCAAGCAAAAAAAATCGAAACAGAAGTTCCTGGAGCAAAAGTAGAAAGAGTAGACAATGGTATTGTTGTTACTTTCGATGAGAATAGTGGGGTTTATTTCGATACCAATAAATCGAATATTAATGCAAAGTCTCAAGCAACCTTAGATAGACTTGCGAATGTATTTTTAGAATTTCCTGATACAAATATCTTAGTTGTTGGACATACAGATAGTAGTGGAAAAGCTGCTTACAATATGACTTTATCTGAAAAAAGAGCAAAATCTGTAACCAACTTTTTAGTTAATAAAGGGCTAGCTAATAGTCGTTTTAACACACTTTGGTATGGAGAAGAAAAACCAAAATACGACAATACAACTGCAGAAGGAAGAGCAAAAAACAGAAGAGTAAATGTAGCAATTGTTCCTAACGATAAAATGATCGAAGACGTTAAAAAACAAACTGGAGAGAACTAG